In Nasonia vitripennis strain AsymCx chromosome 2, Nvit_psr_1.1, whole genome shotgun sequence, a genomic segment contains:
- the LOC100123859 gene encoding glycine N-acyltransferase-like protein 3 yields the protein MMDPLQILPMEDWPLLRDTLKRDWPMYAYHYNWVKTAIKWRKKEPELEHEIYCPNGKYDSGVFVGILNSGFFVTTVFAFKESKDVLKQAINETKIIKWDKGVLFNSVHEHFVDVVEEFLDKIKKRKNIQIIKDVTNYFFKSKEDCAKQELPKIPEECEIKHLNLSDIRLIHSIWPHRDLERPETSEKYLENFIRLNRGVGLFLKKNGRLVSWVLYGELGHLGMLQTVDEHKRKGYGKIVTQVLSKELADEEGLDSVLFVVDKNVASEKLFESLNYKRVATTFWFKTEPFTE from the exons ATGATGGACCCTTTGCAAATATTGCCTATGGAAGACTGGCCGTTACTCCGCGATACTTTGAAGCGGGACTGGCCAATGTATGCGTAT CACTACAACTGGGTAAAAACCGCAATCAAATGGAGGAAAAAGGAACCCGAATTAGAACATGAAATTTATTGCCCCAATGGTAAATATGATTCTGGGGTGTTCGTTGGTATCTTGAAC TCAGGATTTTTCGTAACAACAGTATTTGCTTTCAAAGAATCTAAAGATGTATTGAAACAGGCCATTAATgaaacgaaaataataaaatgggATAAAGGCGTCTTATTTAACAGTGTTCATGAACATTTTGTAGACGTTGTTGAAGAGTTTCTAGATAAGATAAAAAAGCGAAAGAACATACAAATAATCAAGGACGTGacgaattattttttcaaatccaAAGAAGATTGTGCGAAGCAGGAGCTACCAAA GATTCCCGAAGAATGTGAAATCAAACATCTAAACTTATCAGACATTCGATTGATACACTCGATTTGGCCTCACCGAGACCTTGAAAGGCCAGAAACGAGTGAAAAATATCTGGAAAATTTCATTAGGTTGAACAGAGGCGTAGGTCTTTTTCTAAAGAAAAATGGTCGTTTAGTTTCTTGGGTTTTATACGGCGAACTAGGCCACTTAGGAATGCTTCAAACAGTGGACGAACATAAACGAAAAGGTTACGGAAAAATCGTTACCCAAGTACTGAGTAAAGAATTAGCAGATGAAGAGGGATTGGACTCAGTATTGTTTGTTGTTGATAAAAATGTCGCCTCGGAAAAATTATTCGAATCCCTAAACTATAAGCGTGTGGCTACAACCTTTTGGTTTAAAACTGAGCCATTTACAGAATAA